Proteins found in one Fusobacterium varium genomic segment:
- a CDS encoding 4Fe-4S dicluster domain-containing protein: MAEKQMVDVFILGKKYSVPSTLTIMDAMEYAGYQLIRGCGCRSGFCGACATVYRTKGDTELKVVLACQSQVEDGMYLTQIPFFPGKKAVYDMDKIEPTADTMGEMYPELYKCIGCNACTKGCSQGLNVMQYIAYAQRGEFEKCAEESFDCVGCGICASRCPAGITHYNVGLLARRITGKYVAPKSEHLIERVQEIKDGKMDAELDELMNKSVDELKDLYNHRDIAK; encoded by the coding sequence ATGGCTGAAAAACAAATGGTTGATGTATTTATATTAGGTAAAAAATATTCTGTTCCTTCAACTCTTACAATAATGGATGCGATGGAATATGCTGGTTATCAACTTATAAGAGGTTGTGGATGTAGATCAGGTTTCTGTGGAGCTTGTGCCACTGTATATAGAACAAAGGGAGATACTGAATTAAAAGTTGTACTTGCTTGTCAAAGTCAAGTTGAAGATGGAATGTATCTTACTCAAATTCCTTTCTTCCCGGGGAAAAAAGCTGTATATGATATGGATAAAATTGAGCCAACTGCTGATACAATGGGAGAGATGTATCCTGAACTATATAAATGTATAGGATGTAATGCTTGTACAAAAGGGTGTTCACAAGGATTAAATGTAATGCAATATATAGCATATGCTCAAAGAGGAGAGTTTGAAAAATGTGCTGAAGAGTCTTTTGACTGTGTAGGTTGTGGAATTTGTGCATCAAGATGTCCTGCTGGAATCACTCACTATAATGTAGGGCTTTTAGCTCGTCGTATAACTGGAAAATATGTTGCTCCTAAGAGTGAACATTTAATTGAGAGAGTTCAAGAGATCAAAGATGGAAAGATGGACGCTGAACTTGATGAATTAATGAATAAAAGTGTAGATGAACTTAAAGACTTATATAATCATAGAGATATAGCTAAATAA
- a CDS encoding FAD-binding protein: protein MYTPEMRELIKKVEATRSKRLGHDFPRLSPEAKLEILKKNHPDYIESGFRAINLGVNKGQRVPLELADLIEAKSRLEMDKIDLNKVDYDVDVLIVGAGGAGASAAIEAYKTGAKVMIATKLRFGDANTMMAEGGIQAADKPDDSPAKHYLDVMGGGHFTNVPELVRALVHDAPEAIKWLNDFGVMFDKEEDGTMLTNHGGGTSRKRMHAAADYSGAEIMRVLRDEVRNLGVEVVEFSPVVELVKDTDGKVAGAILFNLETEEYSVVKAKTVILTTGGAGRLHYQGFPTSNHYGATADGLVLGYRVGAELAFADTIQYHPTGVAFPSQIFGALVTEKVRGLGATPLNIDGEQFVYHLETRDIEASAIINECKVNGKGINTPTGEVGVWLDTPLIDIIHGEGTLEKRLPAMYRMFKKFGIDMTKEPILIYPTLHYQNGGLLINEHGETKIENLYVAGECAGGIHGRNRLMGNSLLDIIVFGRRAGKSAGAKSKSIEIKDLTLDHVAKYHEELKANGVETDRVSPMLLPRYRHGAK from the coding sequence ATGTATACACCAGAAATGAGAGAATTGATAAAAAAGGTTGAAGCAACTCGTTCAAAAAGACTTGGGCATGATTTCCCTAGATTATCTCCAGAAGCAAAATTAGAGATTTTAAAGAAAAATCACCCAGACTATATTGAAAGTGGATTTAGAGCTATTAATTTAGGAGTAAACAAGGGGCAAAGAGTTCCTTTAGAACTTGCTGATCTAATAGAAGCAAAAAGTAGATTAGAGATGGATAAAATTGACTTAAATAAAGTTGATTATGATGTAGATGTTCTTATAGTTGGAGCTGGAGGAGCTGGGGCATCTGCTGCAATAGAAGCATACAAAACAGGAGCAAAGGTAATGATAGCTACTAAACTTCGTTTTGGAGATGCTAACACAATGATGGCAGAGGGAGGAATCCAAGCTGCTGACAAACCAGATGATTCACCTGCAAAACACTATCTTGATGTTATGGGTGGAGGACACTTTACAAATGTACCAGAATTAGTAAGAGCACTTGTTCACGATGCTCCAGAAGCTATTAAATGGCTAAATGATTTTGGAGTTATGTTTGATAAAGAGGAAGATGGAACTATGCTTACTAACCATGGTGGAGGAACTTCTAGAAAGAGAATGCACGCTGCTGCTGATTACAGTGGAGCAGAGATAATGCGTGTTCTTAGAGATGAGGTTAGAAACCTTGGTGTAGAAGTAGTAGAATTTTCACCAGTGGTAGAACTTGTAAAAGATACAGATGGAAAAGTTGCTGGAGCTATTTTATTCAACCTTGAAACAGAGGAATACTCAGTGGTAAAAGCTAAAACTGTAATCTTAACAACTGGAGGAGCTGGAAGACTTCACTATCAAGGATTCCCTACTTCAAACCACTATGGAGCTACTGCTGATGGACTTGTATTAGGATATAGAGTGGGAGCAGAACTTGCTTTTGCTGATACTATCCAATACCACCCTACTGGAGTTGCATTCCCATCACAAATATTTGGGGCTCTTGTAACTGAAAAGGTAAGAGGACTTGGAGCTACACCTTTAAATATAGATGGAGAACAATTTGTATATCACCTTGAAACAAGAGATATTGAAGCTTCAGCTATAATTAATGAGTGTAAAGTAAATGGAAAAGGAATCAATACACCTACTGGAGAGGTAGGAGTTTGGCTAGATACTCCATTAATTGATATAATTCATGGAGAGGGAACATTGGAAAAAAGACTTCCTGCAATGTATAGAATGTTTAAAAAGTTTGGAATAGATATGACAAAAGAGCCTATCTTAATCTATCCTACACTTCACTATCAAAATGGTGGACTTTTAATCAACGAGCATGGAGAAACTAAAATAGAAAACCTTTATGTAGCTGGAGAGTGTGCTGGAGGAATCCATGGAAGAAATAGATTGATGGGTAACTCACTACTAGATATAATTGTATTTGGACGTAGAGCTGGTAAGAGTGCAGGAGCTAAGAGTAAATCAATAGAGATTAAAGATCTAACTCTTGATCATGTGGCTAAATACCATGAAGAACTAAAAGCAAATGGGGTAGAAACAGATAGAGTATCACCAATGCTATTACCACGTTATAGACATGGGGCAAAATAA
- the dcuC gene encoding C4-dicarboxylate transporter DcuC — MNFVLAILVIIAVGYFIVKKYQAQGVLLIGGAILLLGGILLNDSPVMAKSATGSLYLDIFSQLSKNFIKTSGSLGLAIMIVSAFAKYMDHIGASTALVKLSIKPLQKLNSPYIVLALSYVIGQILNVFIPSASGLGVLLMVTVYPIVVSLGVSSLAATAVIGTSACLDLGPASGNAVLASKTAEMDAALYFANYQIPVAIATVIVITILHYFVNKKMDSKLEVAESKADLESKEEDKQVPKFYAFLPIIPLLIILMFSPLTGSSIKIGVVEAMFMSITLSMIIEGVRRRAFKSTLAELKIIFTAMGSQFANVITLIVAGEFFALGLTKIGVISALIDSTKSAGLGAQPMILVMTAIIVVSSILMGSGNAPFFAFAALAPAVAASVDLNPIVMLMPMQLSAGIARSVSPITAVIVAVAGISGVSPFDVVKRTAIPMLGGLITVVITNMVLFG, encoded by the coding sequence ATGAATTTTGTTTTAGCTATTTTAGTAATTATAGCTGTTGGATATTTCATAGTAAAGAAGTATCAAGCACAAGGGGTTTTACTTATTGGAGGAGCTATTCTTCTACTTGGGGGAATACTATTAAATGACTCACCTGTTATGGCAAAAAGTGCTACTGGATCACTTTATCTTGATATTTTCTCTCAATTGAGTAAAAACTTTATAAAGACATCTGGAAGCTTAGGATTAGCTATTATGATAGTTTCAGCTTTTGCTAAATATATGGACCATATAGGAGCTAGTACTGCTCTAGTAAAGCTATCTATTAAACCACTTCAAAAATTAAATTCACCATATATAGTTCTTGCACTTTCTTATGTTATAGGGCAAATACTAAATGTATTTATTCCAAGTGCTTCAGGATTAGGGGTACTATTGATGGTTACTGTATATCCAATAGTTGTATCATTAGGAGTATCTTCATTAGCAGCAACAGCAGTAATTGGAACTTCAGCTTGTCTTGATTTAGGACCAGCTTCTGGAAATGCTGTTCTTGCTTCAAAAACTGCTGAAATGGATGCAGCTCTTTATTTTGCTAACTATCAAATTCCAGTAGCAATAGCAACAGTAATAGTAATCACAATTTTACACTATTTTGTAAATAAAAAAATGGATAGTAAATTAGAGGTTGCAGAGAGCAAAGCTGATCTAGAAAGCAAAGAAGAGGATAAACAAGTACCTAAATTCTATGCTTTTCTACCAATTATTCCATTATTAATCATACTTATGTTCAGTCCATTAACTGGAAGCAGCATTAAAATAGGTGTTGTTGAAGCTATGTTTATGAGTATCACTTTAAGTATGATAATTGAAGGTGTTAGAAGAAGAGCATTCAAATCAACTTTAGCTGAGTTAAAAATAATATTTACAGCAATGGGAAGCCAATTTGCAAATGTTATCACACTAATTGTTGCTGGAGAATTCTTTGCACTAGGACTTACTAAAATCGGAGTTATCTCTGCTCTAATAGATTCTACAAAATCAGCAGGGCTAGGGGCTCAACCAATGATTTTAGTTATGACAGCAATAATAGTTGTATCTTCTATTTTAATGGGATCTGGAAATGCTCCATTCTTTGCCTTTGCAGCTCTTGCACCAGCAGTAGCAGCATCTGTTGACTTAAACCCGATAGTTATGCTTATGCCTATGCAACTTTCAGCAGGAATTGCAAGAAGTGTATCACCTATAACAGCAGTAATAGTTGCAGTAGCAGGAATTTCAGGAGTATCTCCATTTGATGTTGTAAAAAGAACAGCTATTCCTATGCTTGGAGGACTTATTACAGTTGTAATTACAAATATGGTATTATTTGGGTAA
- a CDS encoding M20 family metallopeptidase has product MDMKKFLSDLERLVNIDCGSNVPEGVQEVTEIFKKELENDWIVEVYPQNDGKNPVLVAKNRDSEDIDLMFLGHNDTVFPRGTVPAWSYKLDGNIATGAGVYDMKSGVLSMIEVAKEFKNEDITIALVMNTDEEISSLHSRPIIEKMGAKAKYAMVFEPARKNGNAVIERKGLVKYKVEFFGKASHAGNYPQEGINAIVEAAHWVGEISKLHNWDIKNSLNVGLIEGGAGVNIVPDYACFKFEGRSHQVEFFETIRKTMEELQANPKVAGIKVKVEEIGYRPPLVLNDKSALLRDLFDESKKEMGIKYDWEVAGGCSDGNFLGVLGVGVVDAVGPVGGEAHSKNEYLDVSTVEERINLAKSVVRKMIDRKII; this is encoded by the coding sequence ATGGATATGAAAAAATTTTTATCAGATTTAGAAAGACTTGTAAATATTGATTGTGGAAGTAATGTGCCAGAAGGAGTACAAGAGGTTACTGAAATATTTAAAAAAGAGTTAGAAAATGATTGGATAGTTGAAGTATACCCTCAAAATGATGGAAAAAATCCAGTATTAGTTGCTAAAAATAGAGATTCTGAAGATATAGATCTAATGTTTTTAGGACATAACGACACTGTTTTCCCTAGAGGAACTGTACCTGCTTGGTCATATAAGCTAGATGGAAATATAGCTACTGGAGCAGGGGTATATGATATGAAATCTGGTGTACTTTCTATGATAGAAGTTGCTAAAGAGTTTAAAAATGAAGATATAACAATAGCTCTTGTAATGAATACAGATGAGGAGATAAGCTCACTACACTCAAGACCTATAATTGAAAAAATGGGAGCAAAGGCAAAATATGCAATGGTATTTGAACCTGCTCGTAAAAATGGAAATGCAGTTATTGAGAGAAAGGGACTTGTTAAATATAAAGTTGAGTTCTTTGGAAAAGCATCTCATGCTGGAAACTATCCACAAGAGGGAATCAATGCAATAGTTGAAGCTGCTCATTGGGTAGGAGAGATCTCTAAACTTCATAACTGGGATATTAAAAACTCTCTAAATGTTGGACTTATTGAGGGTGGAGCAGGAGTTAATATTGTTCCTGACTATGCTTGTTTTAAATTTGAAGGAAGATCTCACCAAGTTGAATTCTTTGAAACTATAAGAAAGACTATGGAAGAACTTCAAGCTAATCCAAAAGTTGCTGGAATTAAAGTAAAAGTTGAAGAGATCGGTTATAGACCACCATTAGTACTTAATGATAAATCTGCACTTCTTCGTGATCTATTTGATGAAAGTAAAAAAGAGATGGGAATTAAATATGATTGGGAAGTTGCAGGAGGTTGCTCTGATGGAAACTTCTTAGGAGTTTTAGGAGTTGGAGTTGTAGATGCTGTTGGACCAGTTGGGGGAGAGGCTCATAGTAAAAATGAGTATCTAGATGTTTCAACTGTTGAAGAGAGAATCAATCTTGCTAAAAGTGTAGTAAGAAAAATGATAGATAGAAAAATAATTTAA
- a CDS encoding glycerol-3-phosphate responsive antiterminator: protein MKLRELLERNPVIPAIKNDTYLEEAKNSSSEVVFVIMANLINIKDIVSELKKAGKIVFVHVDMIEGLSSSAYGVEYIIENSGLDGMITTKHSVVSIANKNNIPVIQRFFILDSFSFKNTLVHIRENKPSAVEILPGIMPKIISRIEKAVSIPIIAGGLIDEKEDVINALKAGAVGISTTDKKLWES from the coding sequence TTGAAACTTAGAGAACTTTTAGAGAGAAATCCAGTAATACCAGCTATAAAAAACGATACATACCTTGAAGAAGCTAAAAATAGCAGTAGTGAAGTTGTATTTGTTATTATGGCAAACCTTATTAATATTAAAGATATAGTTTCTGAATTAAAAAAAGCAGGTAAAATAGTTTTTGTCCATGTTGATATGATAGAGGGACTTTCTAGCTCTGCATATGGGGTGGAGTATATCATAGAAAATAGTGGACTAGATGGAATGATTACTACAAAACATAGTGTTGTAAGCATTGCAAATAAAAATAATATTCCTGTTATTCAAAGATTTTTTATTTTAGATTCTTTCTCCTTTAAGAATACACTTGTCCATATTCGTGAAAATAAACCAAGTGCTGTGGAAATTCTGCCAGGGATAATGCCAAAAATAATAAGTAGAATAGAAAAAGCAGTTAGTATTCCAATTATAGCAGGAGGGTTAATTGACGAAAAAGAAGATGTTATCAATGCTCTAAAGGCTGGAGCTGTGGGTATATCTACAACTGACAAGAAACTTTGGGAAAGTTAG
- a CDS encoding aquaporin family protein, translating to MAPSSMYLAEFIGTALLLLLGNGINMTLSLNKSFGKGGGWICTCLGWGMAVTMSAYLTGWVSGAHLNPALSIALAMTGRLDPALLPGYIIAQILGGIVGATLAYLTYKNLMDEEPDAGTKLGVFATGPAIDNKPWNVVTEAIGTTILVLGILATGYGATGKAIGDSGIGPFIVGMLIFLIGTATGGATGFAINPARDLGPRIAHAILPIKGKGGSNWGYAWVPIVGPIIGAILGAVIFDAFIGGCVACGL from the coding sequence ATGGCACCAAGTTCAATGTATTTAGCAGAATTTATAGGAACAGCACTTCTATTATTACTAGGAAATGGAATCAATATGACTCTTAGCTTAAACAAAAGTTTTGGTAAAGGTGGAGGTTGGATCTGTACTTGTTTAGGATGGGGTATGGCAGTAACAATGTCAGCATATCTTACTGGTTGGGTAAGTGGAGCTCATCTTAATCCAGCACTTTCAATAGCACTTGCTATGACAGGAAGATTAGATCCAGCATTATTACCAGGATATATAATTGCACAGATTCTTGGAGGAATAGTTGGAGCAACATTAGCATATTTAACTTATAAAAATCTAATGGATGAAGAGCCAGATGCAGGAACTAAATTAGGAGTATTTGCAACTGGACCAGCTATTGATAACAAACCTTGGAATGTTGTAACAGAAGCTATAGGAACAACTATTCTTGTATTAGGAATATTAGCAACTGGATATGGAGCAACAGGAAAGGCAATAGGAGATTCAGGAATTGGACCATTTATAGTAGGTATGCTTATTTTCTTAATTGGTACAGCAACAGGAGGAGCAACAGGATTTGCAATCAACCCAGCTAGAGACTTAGGACCTAGAATTGCACATGCTATTTTACCTATTAAAGGAAAAGGTGGATCAAACTGGGGATATGCTTGGGTACCAATTGTAGGACCTATCATTGGAGCAATATTAGGAGCTGTTATATTTGATGCATTTATTGGTGGATGCGTTGCTTGTGGATTATAA
- the glpK gene encoding glycerol kinase GlpK, producing MNKKYIVALDQGTTSSRAVIFDSDQKIVGVAQKEFRQIYPKEGWVEHDPMEIWSSQSGTLAEVIAKEGISQHDIIGIGITNQRETTIVWDKNTGKPVYNAIVWQCRRTAKICDELRKIDGLEEYIKENTGLVLDAYFSGTKIKWILDNVEGAREKAEKGDLLFGTVDTWLIWKLTNGKVHATDYTNASRTMIYNIKELKWDKKLLDILGIPESMLPVVKDSSGTFGYANLGGTGGHRIPIAGVAGDQQSALFGQACFEKGESKNTYGTGCFLLMNTGDKMIQSHNGLVTTIAIGLNGKVEYALEGSIFIGGASVQWLRDELKLVTESSDTEYFARKVKDSAGVYVVPAFVGLGAPYWDMYARGAIVGLTRGANKNHIIRATLESIAYQTRDVLEAMQEDSGIKLSSLKVDGGAAANNFLMEFQADILGTAVRRPVILETTALGAAYLAGLAVGIWESKEEIKKQWILDREFTCEMPDEMRAKKYNGWKKAVERAMKWEEEEA from the coding sequence ATGAATAAGAAGTATATTGTAGCTTTAGACCAAGGAACAACAAGTTCAAGAGCAGTGATATTTGACAGCGATCAAAAAATAGTTGGAGTTGCTCAAAAGGAATTTAGACAAATATATCCAAAAGAAGGTTGGGTAGAACATGACCCAATGGAAATCTGGTCAAGCCAAAGTGGAACTCTTGCAGAAGTAATAGCTAAAGAGGGTATATCACAACATGATATTATAGGAATAGGAATAACTAACCAAAGAGAAACTACAATAGTTTGGGATAAAAACACAGGAAAACCTGTTTACAATGCAATAGTGTGGCAATGTAGAAGAACAGCTAAAATCTGTGATGAATTAAGAAAAATTGATGGTTTAGAAGAATATATTAAAGAGAATACAGGACTTGTACTTGATGCTTACTTCTCTGGAACAAAAATTAAATGGATCCTTGACAATGTTGAAGGAGCTAGAGAAAAAGCTGAAAAAGGAGATCTATTATTTGGAACAGTTGATACTTGGTTAATTTGGAAATTAACAAATGGTAAAGTTCATGCAACTGACTATACAAATGCATCAAGAACTATGATCTATAACATTAAAGAATTAAAATGGGATAAAAAACTTCTTGATATATTAGGAATTCCTGAATCAATGCTTCCAGTTGTAAAAGATAGTAGTGGAACATTTGGATATGCTAACCTTGGAGGTACAGGAGGACATAGAATTCCGATAGCTGGGGTAGCAGGAGACCAACAATCAGCTCTATTTGGACAAGCTTGTTTTGAAAAAGGAGAATCTAAAAACACTTATGGAACTGGATGTTTCTTACTTATGAATACTGGAGATAAGATGATTCAAAGCCATAACGGACTTGTTACAACAATAGCTATTGGACTTAATGGAAAAGTTGAATATGCTCTTGAAGGAAGTATCTTTATAGGTGGAGCAAGTGTTCAATGGTTAAGAGACGAGTTAAAACTTGTTACTGAATCAAGTGATACTGAATACTTTGCTAGAAAAGTTAAAGATAGTGCTGGAGTTTATGTAGTACCTGCATTTGTTGGACTTGGAGCACCTTATTGGGATATGTATGCAAGAGGAGCAATTGTTGGATTAACTCGTGGAGCTAACAAAAACCATATTATAAGAGCAACATTAGAATCAATAGCTTACCAAACAAGAGACGTTCTTGAAGCTATGCAAGAGGATTCTGGAATTAAATTAAGTAGTCTTAAAGTAGACGGTGGAGCTGCTGCAAATAACTTCTTAATGGAATTCCAAGCTGATATTTTAGGAACAGCTGTAAGAAGACCAGTTATTCTTGAAACTACAGCACTAGGAGCTGCTTACTTAGCAGGATTAGCAGTAGGAATCTGGGAATCTAAAGAAGAGATCAAAAAACAATGGATTTTAGATAGAGAGTTTACTTGTGAAATGCCTGATGAAATGAGAGCTAAAAAATACAATGGATGGAAAAAAGCTGTAGAAAGAGCTATGAAATGGGAAGAAGAAGAGGCATAG
- a CDS encoding NAD(P)/FAD-dependent oxidoreductase translates to MVDVVVIGTGIMGACVARELSRYNLNVVVLDKENDVSNGTSKANSAIIHAGYDAANGTLMAKYNVLGNAMFEDLCKEIEAPFKRVGSYVLAFTEEERPHLELLYDRGVKNGVPGLEILEGAEVLKREPNLNPNIVAALYAPTAGIVGPWEFVIKMLENAVENGVEVRLNSKVVDIQKVDGGYKVVTDKEEILTKTVINAAGVHADEINDMVSKKHFNIIPRKGEYFLLDKVQGTLVNSVIFQCPSKMGKGILVSCTVHGNLIAGPTATDVESKDDVGNTISEMDMIRREALRSVPSVNFRDNIRNFAGLRAEGDTGDFIIGEAEDAEGFFNIAGTKSPGLTSAPAIGVDVAKMVVEKLGNPTKKAEFKKNRHQIHFMNLTPEEKAEVIAKDPRYGRIICRCESITEGEIVDVIHRTLGARTVDGVKKRCRPGMGRCQGGFCGPRVQEILARELGKNLDEIVLDKTGAYILTGETKK, encoded by the coding sequence ATGGTAGATGTTGTAGTGATAGGAACTGGAATAATGGGAGCTTGTGTTGCTCGTGAACTGTCAAGATACAATTTGAATGTAGTTGTATTAGATAAAGAAAATGATGTATCTAACGGAACAAGTAAAGCAAACTCAGCTATTATACATGCTGGATATGATGCTGCTAATGGAACATTGATGGCAAAGTATAATGTACTTGGAAATGCTATGTTTGAAGATCTTTGTAAAGAGATAGAAGCACCATTTAAAAGAGTTGGATCATATGTTCTAGCTTTTACAGAGGAGGAAAGACCACACCTAGAATTACTTTATGATAGAGGGGTAAAAAATGGTGTTCCTGGACTTGAAATTCTTGAGGGAGCAGAGGTTTTAAAAAGAGAACCTAACTTAAATCCTAATATAGTTGCAGCTCTTTATGCACCAACTGCTGGAATAGTAGGACCTTGGGAATTTGTAATAAAGATGCTTGAAAATGCTGTTGAAAATGGTGTTGAAGTAAGATTAAATAGTAAAGTAGTGGATATTCAAAAAGTTGATGGTGGATATAAAGTAGTAACAGATAAAGAGGAAATTTTAACTAAGACAGTTATAAATGCAGCTGGTGTACATGCTGATGAGATAAATGATATGGTAAGTAAGAAACACTTTAACATTATTCCTAGAAAAGGAGAATATTTCTTATTGGATAAAGTTCAAGGAACATTAGTTAATAGTGTTATTTTCCAATGTCCAAGCAAAATGGGTAAAGGAATATTAGTATCTTGCACAGTTCATGGAAACCTTATTGCTGGACCAACTGCAACAGATGTAGAAAGTAAAGATGATGTAGGTAACACAATATCTGAAATGGATATGATTAGAAGAGAAGCTTTAAGAAGTGTACCAAGTGTAAACTTCAGAGATAATATAAGAAACTTTGCAGGACTTAGAGCAGAGGGAGATACAGGAGATTTCATTATTGGAGAGGCTGAAGATGCAGAGGGATTCTTCAATATTGCTGGAACTAAATCACCTGGACTTACATCAGCTCCTGCAATAGGTGTAGATGTGGCTAAAATGGTAGTTGAAAAGCTAGGAAATCCTACAAAGAAAGCTGAATTTAAGAAAAATAGACATCAAATTCACTTTATGAATTTAACTCCAGAAGAAAAAGCTGAAGTAATAGCAAAAGATCCTAGATATGGAAGAATAATTTGTAGATGTGAAAGCATTACAGAGGGAGAAATTGTTGATGTTATCCATAGAACACTAGGAGCTAGAACAGTTGATGGTGTTAAGAAGAGATGTAGACCTGGAATGGGAAGATGTCAAGGTGGATTCTGTGGACCTAGAGTTCAAGAAATACTTGCTAGAGAGTTAGGAAAGAATTTAGATGAGATAGTTTTAGATAAAACAGGTGCTTATATTCTAACTGGAGAAACTAAAAAGTAG
- a CDS encoding FAD-dependent oxidoreductase, whose amino-acid sequence MKYDLVVIGGGPGGLAAAIEAKKNGIDNILVIERDKELGGILQQCIHNGFGLHEFKEELTGPEYAQRFIEKLLEMNIEYKLDTMVLDLTEDKKIHAINSKDGYMVIEAKAVILAMGCRERTRGAISIPGDRPSGVFTAGAAQRFINMEGYMVGKKVLILGSGDIGLIMARRLTLEGAEVQAVVELMPFSGGLTRNIVQCLDDYNIPLYLSHTVIDVVGKDRLEKVVIAKVDENRKPIPGTEKEYECDTLLLSVGLIPENDISRKTGLEIDRRTNGLIVNEMMETSAEGIFACGNVVHVHDLVDFVSAEARKAGAAAARYIKNEVKDGEYKEIINGKGITYTVPQKFRGENIDKALEIFMRVNNIYKNVKLEVKDEEKVLMSLNKQHLAPGEMEKVMVPKKILDTMVGKSLTVEVTGGDK is encoded by the coding sequence ATGAAATATGATTTAGTAGTTATTGGAGGAGGTCCTGGAGGACTTGCAGCAGCTATTGAAGCTAAGAAAAATGGAATAGATAATATTCTTGTAATAGAGAGAGATAAAGAGTTAGGTGGAATTTTACAACAATGTATCCACAATGGATTTGGATTACATGAGTTTAAAGAGGAGCTTACTGGACCAGAGTATGCTCAAAGATTTATTGAGAAACTTCTTGAAATGAATATAGAGTATAAATTAGATACTATGGTTCTTGATTTAACTGAAGATAAAAAAATCCATGCAATTAACAGCAAAGATGGATATATGGTAATTGAAGCTAAGGCTGTAATACTTGCTATGGGATGTAGAGAGAGAACTAGAGGGGCTATATCAATTCCTGGAGATAGACCATCAGGAGTGTTTACTGCTGGAGCTGCTCAAAGATTTATAAATATGGAAGGATACATGGTAGGTAAAAAGGTTCTTATCCTTGGATCTGGAGATATAGGACTTATAATGGCTAGAAGACTTACTCTTGAGGGAGCAGAGGTACAAGCTGTTGTTGAACTTATGCCATTCTCTGGTGGACTTACAAGAAATATAGTTCAATGTCTTGACGATTACAATATACCTCTATATTTAAGTCATACAGTTATTGATGTAGTTGGAAAAGATAGATTAGAAAAGGTAGTTATTGCTAAAGTTGATGAAAATAGAAAACCTATTCCTGGAACTGAAAAAGAGTATGAGTGTGATACACTTCTACTATCAGTAGGATTGATTCCTGAAAATGATATTTCAAGAAAAACAGGACTTGAAATAGATAGAAGAACAAATGGACTTATAGTAAATGAAATGATGGAAACAAGTGCAGAGGGAATATTTGCTTGTGGAAATGTTGTTCATGTACATGATCTTGTGGATTTTGTTAGTGCTGAAGCTAGAAAAGCTGGAGCAGCAGCAGCAAGATATATAAAAAATGAAGTTAAAGATGGAGAATACAAAGAAATCATAAATGGAAAGGGAATTACATATACAGTTCCTCAAAAATTCAGAGGTGAAAATATAGATAAAGCCCTTGAAATATTTATGAGAGTAAATAATATTTATAAAAATGTAAAACTTGAAGTTAAAGATGAAGAGAAAGTATTGATGAGTTTAAATAAACAACATTTAGCTCCTGGAGAAATGGAAAAAGTAATGGTTCCTAAGAAGATTTTAGATACTATGGTAGGTAAGAGCTTAACTGTTGAAGTAACAGGTGGTGATAAATAA
- a CDS encoding DUF1667 domain-containing protein has protein sequence MKKNMICIVCPMGCHLTVDTETLEVTGNTCPRGEKYGKEELTAPKRVITSTVKIKGGIHNRVSVKTNDAIPKELNFKCMELLKDVELVSPVKRGDVVIKNVLNTGVDVVVTRDM, from the coding sequence ATGAAAAAAAATATGATATGTATAGTTTGTCCAATGGGATGTCATCTTACAGTTGATACTGAAACTCTTGAAGTAACTGGAAACACTTGCCCAAGAGGGGAAAAATATGGTAAAGAAGAGCTTACTGCACCTAAGAGAGTAATAACTTCTACTGTAAAAATTAAAGGTGGAATTCATAATAGAGTATCTGTTAAAACAAATGATGCTATTCCTAAAGAATTAAACTTTAAATGTATGGAACTTTTGAAAGATGTAGAACTTGTTTCACCAGTAAAAAGAGGGGATGTTGTTATAAAAAATGTTCTTAATACTGGAGTAGATGTGGTTGTAACTAGAGATATGTAA